The Symphalangus syndactylus isolate Jambi chromosome 3, NHGRI_mSymSyn1-v2.1_pri, whole genome shotgun sequence genome has a segment encoding these proteins:
- the TP53AIP1 gene encoding p53-regulated apoptosis-inducing protein 1 has product MRRSHVPCFLQTGSPLEGSSSKASFRSAQASCRGARRQGLARGDQSLLAMPPNGRAQTHTPGWVSPRILGPQVHGGWRGIEAPSVSSGSWSSAAVWCLTGLSRPFLLGATVLRDRPLGSACELSYDQKKAPLRLQ; this is encoded by the exons ATGAGGAGAAGCCATGTTCCCTGCTTTCTGCAGACAGGGTCTCCACTGGAGGGGTCTTCCTCTAAGGCGagcttcagatctgctcaagcttCCTGCCGTGGAGCCAGGAGGCAGGGCCTGGCCAGGGGAGACCAGAGCCTCTTGGCGATGCCTCCGAATGGCAGGGCTCAGACACACACACCGGGCTGGGTAAGTCCCCGCA TTTTGGGTCCCCAAGTTCACGGAGGGTGGAGGGGAATAGAAGCTCCGTCAGTCTCGTCTGGGTCTTGGTCCTCAGCAGCTGTCTGGTGCCTGACAG GTCTCTCCAGGCCTTTCCTTCTTGGAGCCACAGTGCTTAGAGACAGGCCACTGGGGTCAGCATGTGAGCTCAGCTATGATCAGAAAAAGGCAccgttgaggttgcagtga